The nucleotide window GGATAATTCAATTCCGCATCGTAAGGATACTGATCGTTGACCGCCTGAACCTTAGCAAACGTGGTATCACTGATTCGACTGACCGTCGCTTTCCCCAGTGGTTCACGTAATAACGTGGGGAATTGTTCCCAGGTAAGATTCTTGAACCCAAATGACCAGTCGGCATCGGCCACCATCTTGGGACTTTGATCAACGTCAATAATGGCCTGAACCTTAGCCGTTCCAAATAAGGAGACATAAGCAAAAATTGTGGCCGCACCCATTGAATTTCCTAATAAAATAACATCTTGTACGTTCAAGTGATCCAGCAACTCTGCCAGATCCATCGCGTGCCGCGTAATTCGCCGGCCCTTAAACGTATGGGCAGATGCCCCTTGGTTGCGGGCATCCACATTAATTACCCGGTAGCCTTGAGCTAACAGGTGCTCAACTTGATTTTCCCAAATAACCCGGCTTCCCCCGATTCCGGTCAAAATCACGACCGGGGTCCCAGTTCCCTGGTCATCGAAGGCGAGTTGAACGCCATCGTTGGTTGTAAACTTCATCGTTGTTTCCCCCTCTTCGTCGAAATTTAGTGTACGGCTATGTTGGAGGCGGGTCAACTTACCGTGAAAAATTGCTGCAAAAATCACATAAAAAACGGCCCCGGTAAACCTAACTAGGCATATCGAGGCTGCTTTTAGAAATAATCTACCTGAAGCTTGATGATTTTTAAAACCCAATCTTGCTTGTCGTGACACCGATTTTAGCAGGCCAACCGGTTGTGGCCGGACTGGAATGACACAGGTTGAGCCGTCACTGGCAGCCTATTCCTCTATCAACTAAACGCTATTATCAGTTAGCCCATAAAGAGTGGCACGCATACATCCTTCAGCTTTGATCATGTTAAACCACAATCAAAGCCGGAGGAGGACAGGGATAGCGTCAGCCGTGGAGGTGGTGTTAGCTGGTAATTTTCCAGCATACAGCACGGGCGACTTTGAAGACACGGATTTTTCGTGGCTTCAAATCGAGCGAGAAGACTGGTGATTTTCCAGTCTGAAGCGTCCCCACAGCGGATGGAATCCCTGGCCTCCGGAGTGCGCTCAATTCAGCAGTAGCTATACTTGCTAACACTGGATTGAAACAAACAATTCATCTTTAAGCCCTTAGTGATTTACACTTAATGTTCGTTAATTATTACTGCTAGTTTTACTTGGTATGCCTTTTGGAGCGCCGGATGGTTTGCCACTCATGCCTTTAGGCGCGTTTTTCATCTGGGTCGTTTGTGCTGATTTTTCCTGTTGTTGGCCGAGCAGGTACCCCGTGCCACCACCGCCAGCGAATAATATCATCCCAGCAACGACTAAGGCCAACCAATGTTTGGGACCTTTACGACTTGGTTGCATGTAAACTTCATCCTTTCTGATCAATCGGATACCTTGACCATGATTCCTAGTATACGGCGGTTTCCTTAAGCCTAGCTAAATCAACTAACAACATTACTTGCAACGTCTCCAACAATTCGTTAAAATGAGAACTATCAAATGGCAGTTCCTTATTAATATTCGTATATTGGAGGATGACTATATTTATGCGTAACGTCTATTTTAACCATGATGGTAGTGTTGATGACCTGGTTTCCTTGCTGTTATTGCTCCAAATGGAAGATGTCCACCTGACCGGCGTGGGTGTCGTTGGTGCCGACTCGTACCTGGAACCCGCCTTAGCCGCCAGTCGCAAAATCATTGACCGGTTTGGCCATGGTGAACAACTGGACGTCGCCGCTTCTGATTCCCGCGGCGTGCATCCCTTCCCTAAGGAATGGCGATTAGACGCTTTTAGTTTAGATGCCTTGCCAATCCTGAACGAAGCTGGTACCGTACATACACCAGTGGCAGCACAACCCGCTCATTTAGACTTAGTAGCTAAGGTCCAAGCCACCGACGGACCCACTACCCTAGTTATGACCGGTCCTTTGACCGATCTGGCTCGGGCTTTGGAATCCGATCCCAGCATCGCCGAGAAAATCGACCGCTTGTACTGGATGGGTGGTACGTTTGATGGTCGTGGTAACGTCGCAGAACCCGAACAGGACGGCACCACGGAATGGAACGCCTACTGGGACCCAGAAGCCGTTAAAACCGTTTGGGACAGCCAAATTCCGATTCAAATGGTTGGACTCGAAAGTACCCGCCAGGTACCATTGACACCAGCGATTCGCCAACACTGGGCCCAACTTCGTCAACACCCAGCCATCGATTTCATTGGCCAAGGCTACGCGCTGGTTCCTGCCCTCCAACATTTTGAGACCAACTCCACCTACTTCTTATGGGACGTCCTCAACACGGTGGCCAGTGAATTTTCTGCTACCGTCACGACTAAACAGGTCATGAGTGACGTACTAACAACCGGACCCGGCCGCGGTCGAACCTTTGAAACGCCGGATGGTCGCCCCGTCACGCTAGTTACTCAGGTCGACCACGATGCGTTCTTCCAGCATATTGATGACCTCGCTATCTTAGCGGATGACTAGCATCCCCTGACTTTTAGATAAAATCCAGCAAAAAAGCTGACCTCATTGGTCAGCTTTTTTTAGTCGTTACTATCGAATTCATCATATAGCGTTGACGTATCTGGAATCTCAACTGAGACAGATTTTTCATACTTCACATCAGTTATATTAATATCCACAGATGTACTATCGCCGTAATCATCTTCCACGGATGCGTAGCCTGAATAATGGTCCCCACCCGTGTGTCGCTCAACGGTGACATCTGTCGCCTTAGCATCCAAGTCAAAATCATCTTGAATCATGTTGGTAACGACATCAACCGCATCCTTGGACAATCGCCGTTCTGTCGACTGTATCTTAGATTCACTGGACGACCTTGAACGACTGACCCGGGCAATTGAAGCTTGTTCAGCTTTTTGCTTGGCTTCTTGTTGTTTTTGAAAGATAACGTTCATGGTAATAATCACCACGAGAGCTAGACCAATTGCAACACCACCAATGGTGGCCCACTTTTTAAAATTAGGACTATTAAGAAACGCCCACCAATTCGTGGTGGTTGACGTTGGCTGTGGCGTCGGTGTTGATTGCGTCTGCTGTGGCGTCTGTGGTTGTTCACTAAACTTATACCCGCAGTTCCGGCAAAAGACCGCGTCCGCTGGTAACTTGGTTCCGCATTGCGGACAGAATTTTTCCTGTGTCATTTTAATACCCCACTATATCACTAACGTAATGGTGTTCTGCCCCCGTCACGTCCTTAGTTTGGACAATGACGTGTTGTGGTGCAGAAATATCCGTTGCAAATAAATCGTAGCCCTGTAAATACACCGCGGTGACGTTATTACCACCGCCGATGCTATCCTGATGGCCGTTGCTATACATAAAATACCGTTGATTGGCGACCCAGAGTCCTTGCAGTTTTTGTTCGGGACTCTGCCTAAACCGCAGCACGGCCGCGCCATTTTTTTCGCTCAAGGCGGCAAGTTGATCCGTACTGCTCATCGAAAGTTGTTTCCCACCATTCACCAATAGTGGGACCCGCAAGGTCTTACCATTGAACGTTGCCGTAATTAAGGTCATGCCATCAGCGATTGGTGTCACGTTCCCCCGCTGATCGACCGTCGCAACCGCTGGCCGTGTACTACCCCAGACCACGGGATGGCTGACTGTCGTATCATCATCGTAATAGATTTCCACGTCCGCCTTCTGTCCCGGTTTCACAATTCGGTATTCACCCTTGTTGTCGTCAAACCACGAGGTTGCCAAAGCGTCCAAGGACAGCTTACGTACTTTCACCGACCGCTTCACGTTGAAGCGATAACCAGCCGTATCCGTGACGTGGTAAGTCACCGTGTACTTACCGGGAACTTTGGTGTTCACGTGACTAGTAGCTGTCACCTGAACTTTATCCGGTCGGGTAACCCGGAGTTGCTTGCCCGCTAGTGGTTTAAAAGCTGCGTCCTGCTGGACTGATTGCCGTTTAAACGTTAACTGGGGTCGTTGAACCTTAGTCGTAGCGTTAGCCCGAATGTAGCCTAAATTTTGGTGATGATTCGTTAATCGATAATATGTATACCCCTTGCTGCGTACCCGTTTCGTCACCCAGAGAATCCGCTTACTGTAAGTTTTGCCACGATGCTTAATGCCTGTCGAACGAGGACTCTTCAATAAGTTCACGCGGGTGTTACGGATGACCACCGGTTTTTCTGTGGCGGCTTGGACTGGGTAACTAACTCCCATGCCCATTAAACCGATAACCACTGCTAACCAGAATTTGACGCCCTTATTCATGTGGGACTCCTTCCAAAACAATCTTTCAACCACTAAACCGGTCATTAATTATGATAGTTGAATATTGTCCGTTTGACAATCTCAGATTCTTACTTATTGAAAGAAATACCGGACTAGCTGATAATCGGTCACGCTCGGCCACCTGCGGCGGTCAGAGATTCCGCCTGCTGTGGGGAACGCCTCCGGCCTGAAAAGCGGTCCTTCGGCTCGGTTTGAAGCCTGGAAAGATCGCCAGTCTTCAAACACGTCCCACGCTGTAAGCCGAAAATCGGCTAACACCGTTGACACAGCTGGCTCCACCTCTGACCTCCTCCGGTTAAACGGGTTCTTGGAACTAAGCTAGCTTAAATGACTGCACTTACTCATCATTATTGGCGCGCTACTAGGTAACCGAGAGTGAGTCAAATTTAAAAATAGCGACTTGAAGACATGCTTTGCGGCTTCAAGTGAAGGGCAGGACCACCTTTTGGTTTGCCCTGCCCCTCCTACCGCGTTCCAATCCAAATTTGGCGAATAGTAAGGCGGCAATTTCCCACTATATCTGACTAAACCCCAATACCCAATCTTGATTGAATCAGGCATAGTGGGTGTTTCAATGTTTTCACCTTTAGTTAAAATATCTAACCTCAACTATCATCCTAATACCTTCTAATTAACTGCTAATTAATAATTCCACAACAAGTCTCAATCTGTTGCTAGCACACCAAAAAGGCCATGACATCCGCCACAGCCCCGCTAAATCACTATTTATCAAAATCTGTAAATAGATCCAGTCGATTCACCGGATTCACTGATTATCGTTCAAGTCCTGCCAGAGTTCCTCGACCGAAGCAAAGGTCTGAGTCTCGCCCATCTTCGCCTCTCGTTCAACTTCCTGACGCAACGCTTGCTTAGAGAGCTCAACGTCAAACGGCAGGGAACCGTCCGCCACGGATTGTTGTAGAAATAAATTAATGGCCGTGGTCAGACTCATGTCGTACTGCGCATATACTTTGGTTGCTTGTTCTTTTAGGCCGGCAACTAACGCCACATCAAGGTGTTCCGGTTGATTGATGTTCAGTTCTGAATGGTTCATGCTCTTCACTCCTTCATAAAAGTCTACCTAACCTCACCTGCAAGCCAACTTTAGCATGGCCTTATAGGGTCAGACAACCATTATCGTTTTAGGGTCGTCAGCCATTAAGATATTCAATTATTTGTCGGCAAATCGGCAATGCGGTCATCTTTCTAGGTACCAAATCGCCAGCCACCTGCATCTGTCAGAGATTCTGCCTGTTGTGGGGAACGCCTCCGGTTAACCGGGTTCTTAGGCTTAAATGCCTGAATGACAGGAACTTACGCAATATCATTGACACTCAACTAGATAGCCGAGAGTGAGCCAAATTTGGACTCAGCCGTGGGATTTTCAAGTGATTTTCTTGAAAATGGCGACTTGAAGACGTGCTTTGCGGCTTCAAGCGAGGGGCAAGACCGCTTTTTGGCTTGTCCCGTCCTACCCACCGCGTTCCAGTCCAAATTTGGCGAACGGTAAGGCGACATTTTTTCACTATGCCTGACCCACTCCTGGTTGTATCAGGCATAGTAGGTGTTTCAGTACTTTCAACCTTTAGATAACAAAAAAAGACGTCTGTCCCCCGTCCAGTCAGCCCTGAGGCTACCGTCGTGGTGTCAGACGTCTATGAATATTAAAGCTTATTTTTCATCGTAAAGTGCAGCGACTTGTTCCTGAACTTGCTTATGATTCAGGAATTCGTCATAAGTAGAATCTGCCCGGTCAACGATGCCCTTAGGACTTACTTCGATGATCCGGTTTGCAATCGTTTGGATGAACTCGTGGTCATGGGACGTGTAGATGATACTGCCCGTAAACGAAACCAGGCTGTCGTTCAATGACGTAATGGATTCCAAGTCTAAATGATTCGTTGGGTCGTCCAGTAACAGGACGTTGGCCTTACTCAACATCATCTTGGAAAGCATTGCCCGGACCTTTTCGCCCCCGGACATCACGTCGACTTCCCGATTTACGTCATCCCCAGAGAAAAGCATCTTCCCTAAGAAGCCGCGCAAGAAGGTGTTATCGCTCTCTTCCTTGGAAGCAAATTGCCGTAACCAGTCAATGACGGATAGCTGGTTTTCAGCAAAGTAATCGTTGACGTTCTTGGGGAGGTAGGTCGTGCTGGTCGTTTGGCCCCACACAACGTTCCCACTATCTGGTTCCATTTCACCAGCGATGATCTGCATCAACGTCGTGGTGGTCAAGTCGTTGCGGCTAGTGAAAGCCGTCTTTTCGCCTGGCCGTAACGTGAAGCTCACGTCGTCCAAAATCGTCACGCCATCAATCGCCTTAGAAACGTGTTCCACCCGCAGGAGGTCGTTACCAAGTTCCCGTTCCGGGTTGAACTTGATGAAGGGGTACTTCCGTGAAGAAGGCTTGATGTCGTCCAAGGTAATCTTTTCCAACTGTTTCTTTCGTGAAGTGGCCTGCTTAGACTTGGAGGCGTTGGCACTGAATCGCGCCACGAAGTCTTGTAATTGCTTGATTTGATCAGCCTTTTTGGCGTTGGCGTTCGCCTTCAGCTGGGCGGCTAACTCGCTGGATTCCATCCAGAAGTCGTAGTTCCCGACAAACAGCGTAATTTTCCCAAAGTCCACGTCACACATGTTCGTGCAGACCTGGTTCAAGAAATGCCGGTCATGGGAAACCACAATGACGGTGTTTTCGTAATCTGCCAGGAAATTTTCCAACCAACTAATAGATTGGACATCTAACCCGTTGGTCGGTTCGTCCAAGAGTAACACGTCAGGATGACCAAACAAAGCTTGGCCCAACAGGACTTTCACTTTTTGTGATTCCGTCAGTTCACTCATCAAGACCTGGTGTAAAGACTCATCAATACCCAGCGCTTGTAACATCTGAGATGCTTCGGATTCGGCTTCCCAACCACCCATTTCACCAAATTCACCTTCTAATTCAGCCGCGCGAAGTCCGTCGGCGTCACTGAAATCAGGCTTCATGTAGATGGCGTTTTTTTCAGTCATGATATCGTAGAGCTTTTGATGGCCCCGAATGACCGTGTCCATCACCTTTTCATCTTCAAAGGCAAAGTGATCTTGGTTCAAGCTGGACATCCGTTCGTTTGGTCCCATGGAGACGTTCCCGGTCGTGGGCTTCAACTTACCTTCGATGATCTTCAGGAAAGTGGATTTCCCAGCGCCGTTAGCGCCAATGACCCCATAACAATTCCCCGGGGTGAACTTAAGATTAACATCGTCGTAGAGCTTCCGGTCGGAGAACTGCATACTGACATTATTGACGGTTAACATGAACGATACCTCCTGTGATTTGTGCGTAAAAAACCAACGCGTCTGATTAACGGCAACGTTGGTTTCAACTTATATTCGTTATGACATGTTAGGGTAGTTTACCATAAAACCAAGCGACAAGCAACGCTTACGCTACGTCCAGGTCTGTTGGGCGGCGTAACGTTCCCGATAAGACTTCGGGGTCATCTGGAAACGCTGCTTAAACGTCACAAAGAAATTTTTCTCCGTCCGAAACCCCGTCTTGAGGGCAATGCTTTGAATGGATTCTTGCGATGTCATCAACAACTGGGTCGCCCGTTCCAACCGAATCTGTCCGAGATACGCTTTGGGCGAGATGCCCATGTATTCTTTGAAGTACCGAGAAAAATAAACACTGGAGTAGTTTAGTCGTTCCGCTAACTCAGCAATGGACACCGCCTGGCTATACTTTTCCTGAATCTCCGTAACTGCCTGGCGCAACGGTTGGGGTAACGGTAACTGGTCGCTATTGACCTGACCGTTAACAGTTAGCTTCTTTAACAGCTGACCCACCAATTGATACTCCGCACCTAGGCTGGCAAGATAGTCCGCCTGATCGACTGGTTCTTCACCACCACTCGCCGCCAGCGTTCTCACCGAACGCGCTAGTTCTTGGTACGGTTCACTATTTAAGTCCAGATCCAGCGGCCCCCAAATAGGCAACTGGTCGTTACCCACCACGTTACGCAACCACGCTGCTGGTAGCAACAGTGTCATCACTTGATTATCTTCATCCAAGAAGGTCTCATAGCTATGGACCACTTCCGAATTAATCACGTACAGGTGGCTTGGCTGCATTTCATAAGTTGAACCACCAATGTGGACAGTTCCTGGTCGGCCCTTGTAGGCAAAGGCCAGTTCAACCGCCTGGTGCCAATGTGGTAAAACTAGCTTCAGACCAACTGTTCCGTGTGAAATCACTCGTAACGGTAACGCCATTTTAAAATTCAAACGCTCATGATAAGGCCGTGGCATGACAGGTCCCCCATTTCTGTTCGCGGCAAATAGAAAACGGTTTCATTCCAACATCTATTAAATAGACCAATTTCTTTCATCTAGCATACCACGTCTGTTCGCTAGATGGTTAAATTTAGTAATTTAATCATCATATTACGGGATTATGCAATTATTCAATCCCCGGTACAATGAACTTGCAACATGCGGTGGGGGACTAAAATGTTTCCCGCCAGTCAGGTTGTCCGTAGTCTGCAAAGACCGCAAACGTTCACCGCTTGGTCTTGGGGGCCAAGCACGAGCGCATTCTTAGATAGCGTGGGCCGTAACCAGGCTATTTAACCAATTGAAACAGACCGCACTGATCAGGTGTTGGGGGACAACTGATCAACTGAAACTTTCCAACGATTTCATGCGACCGACAGGGCTTGCTTGGGGGAGCATTCACTGTTGGCTTCTTCTGGAGAATGATATGGCCATTGGAGGCTACTGGGGGACTAAAAAGGGCTTGTTGAAGTGAACCCCCAAGGTTGGACAGAAAGTCCAACCTTGGGGGTTTTACTATGGTTAAGTTTGATTTAGATTTTAGAATTAAGGTCGTCACTGAATATTTGAGTGGAGTTGGATCAACCTCATTGGCCAGAAAACATGGTATCAGCAAGGAAGAAACTATCCTTCTTTGGGTTAGTCGCTTCCGGAAATACGGTATAGCTGGATTGAAGCTGAAGGATCAGAAGCCAGAATATTCTAGTCAGTTCAAGGTTGATGTATTAAACTGGAGAAAACAACATCAGGCCTCGCTTCCGGTAACGGCTCTGCACTTCAATCTATCTTCGCCAAGCACCATCTGGCAATGGGAGAAGCGCTTTGAGGAGCAAGGAATCGCTGGCCTTGAACGGAAGCGAGGAAAGCCTAAAATCATGGCTAAACATAAGCAAACGAAGCCTTCAAAGAGTCGCAATAACTCCAGTACCGCCGATGAATTGAAGCAATTAAAACAAGAAAACTTGATGTTAAAGATTGAGAATGAATACCTAAAAAACTCGATGCCTTAGCTCAGAAGAAGTCAGCAGACAAGAAATCTCGCAAATAGTGACCGAGTTAAGGCAGGTCTTTCAAGTGCCCATCAAGCTCCTACTCAAGGTCGTCAAAGTACCAAGAAGTACGTATTATTACGCACGCTCACATCGTCAGCGTGAAAAACTAGATGATTCTCCAATCATTCAGGCAATCGATGAGATTCGGCAGGAGGATTCTAAGTACACCAAGAAGTATGGTTATCGACGACTAACTAAAGCCTTACAAGAACATGGATTCACAGTGAATCATAAGCGAGTCTTACGCTTAATGCATGAGCATGATTGGCTTTGTTTAGCATACAATCGCCAAAAACGTAAATATAATTCATACAAAGGAACCGTTGGTAAAATTGCGTCAAATCGGTTAAACCGACGATTCAAGACGGACCGTCCTTATCAGAAACTGGTCACAGATGTTAGTGAATTTCGATATGGTGGTATGAGTCAAAGTGAACGGGTCTACTTAGAACCAGTCATTGACCTCTTCTCAGGCGAAGTATTGGCTTTCAACATCAGTGACCATCCGACAGTAGAGTTCGCTTTAAAACCGCTTAAAGAAGCCTTAGAGAGATTGCCAAAATTAGGCTATCGAACAACAGTCCACA belongs to Levilactobacillus yonginensis and includes:
- a CDS encoding type II toxin-antitoxin system RelB/DinJ family antitoxin — encoded protein: MNHSELNINQPEHLDVALVAGLKEQATKVYAQYDMSLTTAINLFLQQSVADGSLPFDVELSKQALRQEVEREAKMGETQTFASVEELWQDLNDNQ
- a CDS encoding zinc ribbon domain-containing protein; protein product: MTQEKFCPQCGTKLPADAVFCRNCGYKFSEQPQTPQQTQSTPTPQPTSTTTNWWAFLNSPNFKKWATIGGVAIGLALVVIITMNVIFQKQQEAKQKAEQASIARVSRSRSSSESKIQSTERRLSKDAVDVVTNMIQDDFDLDAKATDVTVERHTGGDHYSGYASVEDDYGDSTSVDINITDVKYEKSVSVEIPDTSTLYDEFDSND
- a CDS encoding nucleoside hydrolase, which codes for MRNVYFNHDGSVDDLVSLLLLLQMEDVHLTGVGVVGADSYLEPALAASRKIIDRFGHGEQLDVAASDSRGVHPFPKEWRLDAFSLDALPILNEAGTVHTPVAAQPAHLDLVAKVQATDGPTTLVMTGPLTDLARALESDPSIAEKIDRLYWMGGTFDGRGNVAEPEQDGTTEWNAYWDPEAVKTVWDSQIPIQMVGLESTRQVPLTPAIRQHWAQLRQHPAIDFIGQGYALVPALQHFETNSTYFLWDVLNTVASEFSATVTTKQVMSDVLTTGPGRGRTFETPDGRPVTLVTQVDHDAFFQHIDDLAILADD
- a CDS encoding helix-turn-helix domain-containing protein; the encoded protein is MPRPYHERLNFKMALPLRVISHGTVGLKLVLPHWHQAVELAFAYKGRPGTVHIGGSTYEMQPSHLYVINSEVVHSYETFLDEDNQVMTLLLPAAWLRNVVGNDQLPIWGPLDLDLNSEPYQELARSVRTLAASGGEEPVDQADYLASLGAEYQLVGQLLKKLTVNGQVNSDQLPLPQPLRQAVTEIQEKYSQAVSIAELAERLNYSSVYFSRYFKEYMGISPKAYLGQIRLERATQLLMTSQESIQSIALKTGFRTEKNFFVTFKQRFQMTPKSYRERYAAQQTWT
- a CDS encoding immunoglobulin-like domain-containing protein, whose product is MNKGVKFWLAVVIGLMGMGVSYPVQAATEKPVVIRNTRVNLLKSPRSTGIKHRGKTYSKRILWVTKRVRSKGYTYYRLTNHHQNLGYIRANATTKVQRPQLTFKRQSVQQDAAFKPLAGKQLRVTRPDKVQVTATSHVNTKVPGKYTVTYHVTDTAGYRFNVKRSVKVRKLSLDALATSWFDDNKGEYRIVKPGQKADVEIYYDDDTTVSHPVVWGSTRPAVATVDQRGNVTPIADGMTLITATFNGKTLRVPLLVNGGKQLSMSSTDQLAALSEKNGAAVLRFRQSPEQKLQGLWVANQRYFMYSNGHQDSIGGGNNVTAVYLQGYDLFATDISAPQHVIVQTKDVTGAEHHYVSDIVGY
- a CDS encoding alpha/beta fold hydrolase, which translates into the protein MKFTTNDGVQLAFDDQGTGTPVVILTGIGGSRVIWENQVEHLLAQGYRVINVDARNQGASAHTFKGRRITRHAMDLAELLDHLNVQDVILLGNSMGAATIFAYVSLFGTAKVQAIIDVDQSPKMVADADWSFGFKNLTWEQFPTLLREPLGKATVSRISDTTFAKVQAVNDQYPYDAELNYPLLVDHAAQDWRDVLLQLKVPLLIVAGEESPYFNPKFAAACANLAPNGTAKVIAHAGHIVMAEQPVAFNQVLDGFLGKL
- a CDS encoding ABC-F family ATP-binding cassette domain-containing protein, which produces MLTVNNVSMQFSDRKLYDDVNLKFTPGNCYGVIGANGAGKSTFLKIIEGKLKPTTGNVSMGPNERMSSLNQDHFAFEDEKVMDTVIRGHQKLYDIMTEKNAIYMKPDFSDADGLRAAELEGEFGEMGGWEAESEASQMLQALGIDESLHQVLMSELTESQKVKVLLGQALFGHPDVLLLDEPTNGLDVQSISWLENFLADYENTVIVVSHDRHFLNQVCTNMCDVDFGKITLFVGNYDFWMESSELAAQLKANANAKKADQIKQLQDFVARFSANASKSKQATSRKKQLEKITLDDIKPSSRKYPFIKFNPERELGNDLLRVEHVSKAIDGVTILDDVSFTLRPGEKTAFTSRNDLTTTTLMQIIAGEMEPDSGNVVWGQTTSTTYLPKNVNDYFAENQLSVIDWLRQFASKEESDNTFLRGFLGKMLFSGDDVNREVDVMSGGEKVRAMLSKMMLSKANVLLLDDPTNHLDLESITSLNDSLVSFTGSIIYTSHDHEFIQTIANRIIEVSPKGIVDRADSTYDEFLNHKQVQEQVAALYDEK